A single region of the Glycine max cultivar Williams 82 chromosome 20, Glycine_max_v4.0, whole genome shotgun sequence genome encodes:
- the LOC100815225 gene encoding classical arabinogalactan protein 9-like produces the protein MVASPPFKAAAPAPAITPPVATPPAATPPTATPPAVTPVSLPPVPDPMSSPPSPVPVSSPPALVPTTPTPVVAPSAEVPTPKLKKKTKKNKKHTALASSSALLDPPTPPI, from the coding sequence ATGGTAGCATCTCCTCCGTTTAAAGCTGCTGCTCCAGCTCCAGCAATCACTCCTCCGGTGGCAACACCTCCCGCGGCCACTCCTCCTACGGCTACACCTCCTGCTGTGACACCTGTGAGCTTGCCGCCAGTGCCAGATCCAATGAGTTCTCCACCATCGCCTGTTCCGGTGAGCTCTCCCCCTGCACTGGTACCGACAACTCCGACACCCGTGGTAGCACCCAGCGCTGAGGTCCCCACTCCCAAgttgaagaagaagacgaagaagaataagaagcaCACTGCACTAGCATCGTCGTCGGCATTGCTTGACCCTCCCACTCCTCCGATATGA
- the LOC100781341 gene encoding thymidine kinase a, which produces MASSSPSSLSLDTAKDLSHSFSEVHVIIGPMFAGKTTALLRRIKSELNAANNVALLKSSKDTRYAIDSVVTHDGIKFPCWALPDLLSFREKYGEDAYQKLDVIGIDEAQFFVDLYEFCCKAADEDGKTVIVAGLDGEYLRRSFGSVLHIIPLAESVTKLTARCELCGKRAFFTLRKTEQRETELIGGADVYMPVCRLHYINSQVAERSVLESENEKTDSLLEAATDV; this is translated from the exons atggcttcttcttctccttcgtcCCTCTCACTGGACACTGCCAAAGACCTTTCCCACTCGTTTAGTGAGGTTCATGTCATCATCGGTCCCATGTTCGCTGGCAAGACAACTGCCCTTCTTCGTCGCATCAAATCCGAACTCAACGCTGCCAA TAATGTGGCGTTGTTAAAATCGAGCAAGGATACAAGATATGCAATTGACTCGGTTGTGACGCACGATGGGATTAAATTTCCTTGTTGGGCGTTACCGGATCTGTTGTCGTTCAGAGAAAAATACGGAGAGGATGCTTATCAAAAG TTGGATGTGATTGGCATAGACGAGGCTCAGTTTTTTGTAGATCTATACGAGTTTTGCTGCAAGGCTGCTGATGAAGATGGCAAAACCGTAATTGTTGCAGGCCTGGATGGTGAGTACTTAAG GAGAAGCTTTGGCTCAGTCCTTCACATAATTCCACTTGCTGAATCAGTGACCAAACTAACAGCACGTTGTGAACTGTGTGGCAAACGTGCTTTTTTCACCTTGAGGAAGACAGAGCAGAGAGAGACTGAACTAATTGGTGGAGCTGATGTGTATATGCCGGTTTGTCGCCTTCACTACATCAACAGCCAAGTTGCTGAGAGGAGTGTTCTCGAATCTGAAAATGAGAAAACTGATTCCCTTCTTGAGGCAGCTACAGATGTTTAA